In Pirellula sp. SH-Sr6A, the DNA window TGATCTTGATCAGCTTCTCGTAGGACTCTTCGTTGCTATCGGGCTCGTGCGACAAATGGTGGTGCCCCTCCTCAATATCCAGCCATCGCATTTTGGGCTCGCCTACCGAATTGGTTATCTGAAACGTCGCGACGCGAGCAAAATCTGCAACGAAACTGCTGACGAGCATGTCCATCTGCATCTTGCAAATCTGCGGAATGTTATTGTTGACTTCTTCGACGTTGGCGGGAAGGCTCGGAACAGCATGCCCCACCTTGTCGACTTTCGTCGCTTGAGCCAACTCGGTTTTGAGTTCGACTTCTAGTTCGCGCACCATATCCAAGTGATCGTTAAGCAGCCGGCGATCCTCTGAGCTAACAAGCTGCTGCACCTTCTGAAAATCGGCGGTCAACTCGTCGAGAACGCTGGCGAGAAGCTCTCGGTTCTTTGTCTGACCATAAAGCTTGTCGAACATCAAATACGGATTATCGATGGGCGCCACCGGTTGGTTGGGGCCCGCGTAGGACATGCGCGTCCAAGTATCCGCTCGCTCAGGTACCATCACACCGAACTCGAGCGATCCGAACCGGGTTTGCGTCTCAGGGTTGGACTGCAGGTGGTTCTTAATATGCTGATCAATTGAAATCCCCTTCGACCAGCCTGCAGGGGTATCGGATCCCCCTTGAACGTCCCCAGGAAACAGCTCAATACCCGTCAGAAGGCAGCCGATCCCGCGCATGTGACCGTCCCCATCCCCCTTGATGCGATTGCAGACGCCGTGCAACGTCAGCATGCGGTTTTTGAAATCGGCCAAAGGCTGCAGGATTCTTTTCAAGTCGAAGTCTGCGCCCAATTGGGTAGGCCAGAAATGGTCCGGGATCACACCGTTGGGGCTGAAAATGAAAACCATGCGCTTCTTCGTGGGAGTCCCCGAAGATGCGGCCCAACCCAAACTTGGCAAGCTGAAAAGGAAGTTAGCGGCGGCAGCGCTAACGCCGGTGTTGACAAGAAATTCTCGTCTGCTGGTGAAGCGTTTCATGGTTGACCTTTCAAAGCGACTGAGGTGGGATTGGCAGGGAGGGGGGTGGCGTGTATCCGCGACGCGACAACGGCGATCTCGACGACCAAGTCGCGGATATTGTAACCGTTTTGACGGAACTGGTCCGTTAACTTTTTCAACGTATCGAGCCCGTACGCATCGGGCGGTTGCTTGACCAAGTGCTGGAACAGCTTGTTGACAAACGCGCGGTGGGCATCCGGTGAATCCGCCAAGTACTGGGCCAGTTCCGAGGCTCCTTGGAACGTTATCGGCAAATCATCGCGGCTGCGATAGGATCCTGTTGCGTCGATTGGCTTTTCCCCTTCGGTCGCTCGGAATCGCCCCACCGCATCGTAGTTTTCCAACGCGAACCCCAGAGCGTTGATCTTCTCGTGACACGCCTGGCAATTCTGGGGGCTCGTCTGGAGGGCTACCCGCTCGCGGGTGGTGAGATTGGGGTGCAAATCGGGACTGAGAGGGGAAAACGCTTCATTGGGCGGCCGAAGCGTCCGTCCAAGCATGAATCGTATCAAAAACACGCCGCGGTGAATCGGCGAGGTGGTGTCGTGATAAGCCAATTGACTCATCAACAGCGGATGGGTCAGTACCCCCAGCCTTCGCTCCGAATCCCTGGCGGTTTTCTGCAGCCCCTTCTTGTTGGAATCGAACGGGGCCCACTCCTCCCCATAAAAGGATGCGATCTTGGCGGTGGTGTATGCCGATTTGGAACGAAAGAGCTGCCGGTAGTCGCTCGTATCACTCCACACGATTTCCTCGATTGCCGCACGAAGGGATTGGCGGAGCTCCATGGCGAGCTCGGCATCGAATCCCGGATAGAGCTCCTGATTCTTGGTGATCTCGTTTTGCTGCGACAGATTGAGCCATTCATGAAAGCCATCGAGAAGCTTGGCTCGCGCTCGATAGTCGTTCAGCATCCGCTTGGCTGCTTCCCGAACTTGCGCCTCGGTCTCCAACTCGTTTTTGTCGATCTTCCTTAAAAGCCAATCATCAGCAGGAAGGGAATCAAACAAGGTCAGAGCCAAGCGATTCGCTGTCCGACGGGAGACTGACTTGTCAACGTCCGCGAGAGGATACAGAAAGCGAGGTGATTTTAAGCCGAGTAGCAAAACACGCCGAATGGCTTCCGCGTCATCTGCCGTTTGGTCGACTTGATCGCTCACGTATAGCTTCGCCAAATCGGGTTCCAAGGCTCCTCGGAAAGCTACCGCGAGCACTTGTTCAAGAAACCCCTTGAGGACCTGGCGTTGGTCGTTTGGCTTGTCCTTTTGGCTGCGAACGTATCGAGGAAAGAGTTCCGAAGCGGCGATTTGGGCGAACTCTACCGCAGACGCGGTCGTTGACTCATCCCACTGCTTGTTCACGGCCAATCCTCGTTCGAATCCGTAGCTTCGATCGTCCGCAGGTAGCGATGCCTGCAATGAGAACGTGGCCGGAGCAGCGGAGGGTACCAAGTGGTGGTCGGGAATGGTTTGCTCCACTCCTCCTGGCGGAACCCAAGACAACCGTATCCGAGCCGGTGGTAGCTCCGTCTTGCGCTTGCGTTGAATGAAATCGATCTTGAAAGGGTATAGACGCCCAGCGGTCAGATAGATCGACTGTCGAAACTCCGTCTTGTCTCCTGATTGCACATGGTTGTCGATAAAGATACGGTCCAACTTCCCAAAGTTCATCTTGAACGAGCAAGAACTATTTACCACGATCTCGTATCGACCGGTCTTTTCGGGAAGCAAACTCCCCTCCCAGTAAATGTAAAACGAGTCCGCCGCGATGCCTTCTCCAGGACTCTCTTTTCCAAAGTCAAAATCGATCACCGGGTCGACCCGAGCAATCTTTTCGTTTTCCTTTTTGAACCGGTCGCCATCGAAATATTGAGCTCGAACCCCTCGTTCCGTTTTGAGATCCGAAAACCCGGAGAACCGTCCGTAGAGATCCGATAGACTGTTCCGCAATTGGTTCGCCGTGAGCCTGGCAAACGCAATGCGAGGGGGATTGAGTTTCGCTTGCGCTTCGAGACTGTAGAAAGCAGCGTGCATGTAGGCAGCGACCGCTTGGGCATCCTCCCCTTTGCATTTCTCTGGCTCCCCCTCCGGCATGGTTTCATCGACGACCTTGGCGATCTCACTGATGGTAAAATCACCGGTCAGCGCGTTCGGATAGGCTCCAGATACCCCCTCCCCCCGTTCGCCATGACAACTGGCACACTGCGCGGCATAGATCGCTCTCCCCTTTTCCATTCTCACCGCATCGACCTCTTGCGCGAGGGCGCGGACACCCACCTGCGCGAGTACGATCGCGAACAATGCGGCCGAAGCGAACATTGCGACTGAAGCGAACAGTGCGGCTGAGGGGCCAAGTGCGGAAGTCCTTGCTAGCAATCTCAAAATGCGACACATAGCTTCTCAAAAAAGATGACATTGCTGCCGAAGGGTGGGAAGGCATGCCAAAACGGGTGGCCGAACTGCCAATTTAGGGGTGGGAGTGCCTCGTGGGGTGAGGACCTACGCCATTTTACAAAGAGGACTAGCCCAAGGGAATTAGCCAGAATCCGCATTCGTCCGAAACCAAGAGGAATTGCGATCTCATTTTGCAATTCTTTGCACGAATTGCATTTCCAAAAGACACACCAGCACCGGTGGAAAATAGGGAGAGCCGGGGAGTTGCGTCAACGGAAGGAGACAGACACGGCGCAAAAGGTACCGGCACTGGACAAATCTTGTCCGAACCAAGCCGAAAAAAAGCGCACAGCCAAATTTCGACCGAAATGGCCCGCTAGTTGCGGTTCTTCACCGCTGTCAATCAGTCGAGCAGACTGGTTAACAATGGGTGTGAACCCCGGGTCATCTCACTGCGTCTGAATAGATTCCAAGAAATCTTTCGGGGACAAGCGATCGGTGACCAGGGGAGTCACAGGTCGGGGCGAAGAAATGGTTGTAAGGCATGCAGCCGCTCGCAACGACAGTTGGGTACAGAGTAATAGGTACTTGGGTATCGGGTACAATAAGCTCAACGACTGAGCTTGGACCCTTTCAGCGACGTCGAGCGAGGCGGTTGGGAGCCGCAGGGATCGAACGAAATCGACATCGCAGCAGGGAGCATAAAAAATGAATAGTGACTATCGAATCGCACAACTTCGAGAGCTTCGCGACCAGCAGATCAAGTTCGCCCCACGCGGGAAGCGAATCGAGCAAGCGGACCGCGCCGAGCAGCTTTTAACCGAGCTGGATCCTCAGCGCGAGTATCCTTTCGATTTCCTATTCTATCGCGTTACCGAAGTGCGACCTGACAGCACGGGCTACCGCTTGATCAAGGGGAATGATGCGCTCCATGATCTGCGACTCTTTGTCGAGGACATCACCGATTCGATGAATCTTCGCGTCGAGGAAGCTTCCGAGCCAGTCCACACGGTCGAGGACTTGAGCAAAATGTTCAATGTCTCGACCAAAACCATCTCGCGATGGCGTGACCAAGGTTTGGTATCCCGACGATTTTTGGCCGATGGTCGCAAACGAGTTGGCTTCCTTCACTCCAGCGTGGAGCGATTTGTTTCGCAGAATAAAACGCGTGTGAAGCGCGGTGAACGGTTCAGCCAACTCACCGACGCGGAAAGAGATGACATCATCGACCGCGCCCGCCGCATCGCCGCGACCGGAGCGAATTTGTCCGAAGTCGCACGAACTGTTGGGCGGGAAGTGAATCGATCGACCGAAACGATCCGATACACGATCAAGAAGTTTGATCAGCAATTCCCAACCATGGCGGTGTTCCCAGAACAACGCGAGGTTCTTTCCGAGGAAGACAAACGAGCCATTTACCAACAGCATCACCGAGGTGTATCGACCGTGATTTTGGCCAAGCGCTATCGTAGAACACGCGGAAGCATCGTTCGTATTCTGAACGAGCAACGCGCTGCAAAAATCATGGAGCTGCCGTTGGACTACATCGCCAATCCGGTCTTCGAAGAAGCTTCGATGGTCGACGAGATGGTGGCCGATCTGCCAGCAGCCTTGGAAACACCGCGGAAAGTGAAAGCCCCATCGGGCTTGCCAGCTTACTTGGCATCCCTATACGAGGTCCCCTTGCTAACACGTGAGCAAGAGTACCATCTCTTCCGAAAGATGAACTACTTGAAGCATGCTGCGAGCAAGCTGCGCGAGTCTCTGGACGTGAAATCGCCAGCGGTCGCTGTGATGGAACAGATCGAGGCGCTTTACGAAAAATCGGTCGACGTGAAAAACAAGATCGTACAATCGAACTTGCGACTCGTCGTATCGATCGCCAAACGGCACTTGGCCCCGCACGACGATTTCTTCGGATTGATCAGCGATGGAAACATGTCGTTGATCCGAGCCGCAGAGAAGTTTGACTACTCGCGAGGGAACAAGTTCAGCACCTACGCTTCGTGGGCGATCATGAAGAATTTTGCAAGAACCATCCCGGATGAGTTCAAGCACCAAGATAGGTTCCGCACCAGTTCTGAAGAAGTCTTCGACTTCCAGCAAGATCAACGGGCTGACAACTTCGCGTTGGAGATCGACCAAGCGGTCCGAACGGATCAGATTCAAAAGATTCTGCACACATTGGATCAGCGGGAACAGCAGATCATCGTGCGACGTTTCGGTTTGGATCACCGCTTTGAACCTCTGACGCTCAAAGAAGTCGGTGAAGCGATGGGAGTGACCAAGGAGCGAGTTCGACAGTTGGAAGCCAGGGCTTTGACCAAGTTGCGTCAAGCAGCGAGCCAAGCGAAGATTGACGCTCCAGAATGACAGGTCGTTCCGCCGCTCGCTTCCGAGCGAGCAGCAAGGGGGGCGAGCCATGCCCCCCTCTTTTTCCTGCCATCAAACCATAGAACCGCACCAAACCATGGGTGCGGTTTTTTTGTTGCGAAGTATTCCAGAAACCCTTCCGTGAAACACCCGAGATTCCGTCGGCGAGTGCATAACACCCATCGCTCAAGGCATTGAAGATACTTCGTGACGATAGAGACGAGCGGGATTAGCGCTGCAATCCGCCGAGCGCGGGTGAGGATCGAACGCTTGATCCACTAGAGTTTGCAAAATCACACCTTGTTCAATCAGCGACGGACCTCGTTACCTCGCTTCTTTATGGGGTGGTGGAAAACGCCAGTCAGACTCAGGTCTGATTACTCGATTGTCAGATAGCCTTCGAACATATCAATTGTGGCAAGTACCCATTCCAATGTTCGGAGGATAACAATGAGAGTTATGAAACGTCGTCGTCACATGCAGATTTGCAAGCTCTGCATGCTGGGCATGTTTGCATGGGCGGTACCGCAGGCCGAGTACGCATCGGCCCAAATAAGACCACCTATTCTTCCGAGAGAGCAGGCAGCGACGTCTCTTGTTCAAAGTGTTACCAACTTGGAAACCGAACTCGCTCGCTCGAATGCGACGCCCAACGTTAGAGAACTACTCCATCTAGAAGAACTCAAAAGGCTTGCATCTCGGGCTCCTAGCGATTTAGACGGAGGGTCGGCGGATAGGCTGCGTAGGATTCTAAACGATTTCGATGGCTTCCAACAAAATCGCCGCTATTCTTCCGTCTCGAGTCTTTCGACGTTCAAGACGACGCATTCGGGACTTCAATCCTTGGTTGCCTCGTTACCAAAGCAGGGTGCCGTTCAGGAAGAAGCGAAAAGAGCGCTGGATCGGACGCTGAAACCTCGGACCATAGAGAAACCTCAAGAGCCACCCAAGGTGAGGATGCCCGACCGAGTGGGCGGAGCGAGAGAAAACGCAGCAGCGAGACTCCCGCAAATCGCGAAAGAACACACGGCGTCAGGGTCCATACCGTGCCTAATTTCGCGAGCTCCGCGTCCGACCGGGACAGAGAAACGCGATGTGATCGCTGCATTGGATTTGCTTCAGAGAAACGAATTCACGATTCCCGGAGCCGCTCGCCTTCACAAAACATTCCCGTTCCATGAACTCCGATCTCTTGCGTCGGGTGCCAAAATCGAGGTCCAGTCGCAGAGGCGTCTCGAGGCATTACTCGCTGAAATGAATGCGCTATCGCTCGACCCAAATCACGCCTCTGCGATGCATCACGAAGTGGCAGCAAATCTGCACAACCATCTCCGCGATCTCGTTGATGCTTCGAATGTGGGACATCCTTATTCGCCACCTACACCTTCGAATGATCTGGCGGCAGTCGAGCTCTTTGGCACCCTCGACAACTACAAATCGGCCAAGTGGCTCCTGCGGCTTCACGTTGTCGCCTGCGCCGACAATGATGGCCAACGCCACTCCACCATGACGAAGGCACAAATACAACAAGGCGTTGCGATGGCGAACAAAGTGTTCGAGCCAGCGCAATTGCGAATTGTTTTTGACCCAGAGAAAGATTGGGAGGAGTTGAAGAACACGAAAATCAATTCGTGGGATCTGGTCGATCACGATAAGAACGCAGCAGCCCATGCGGCCAGCCCATCGCTTCATCGAAAGATCGTCCTATTCTCTGCATTTGGCCCCGACGCTAAGACTCCCAATGGCTGGGCAGCCAATGGCGGTACCCACATTTGGCTGCCGACAAACGGTATTGACCCGCCGGGACTCTGCCACGAGATGGGGCACTTCCTCGGTCAGCTCTTCCACACCTTCCCAGGGGACGGCAGCCAATTGGTTTACGGAGATGACCCGTCCAAAATCACGGCAGCGAACGTGGATAAATTAATCGCTGACTTTATTTACGATCCGAATCGAAACAAAAGCGGAACGTTGACCGAACAAGCAATGGATGGGGACGGATTTTCGGATACGCCTCCCGATCCTGGTGCCGACTATTGGGGCGCGAAGTGGCCAGGCAAGGTGTGTGATCCGGGATACCCGACCGCGACCGTCCCCAACCCGAAAGGGGGACCGCCCTGGGTATTCACACCGGACCGCGCAAACCTCTTGAGCTACTTTTTTCGTTGCCCATCGCAACCGACGATCACGCCACAACAAACGGCGGCGATTCTCGGTCGTATCGAGGGGACGGTCCCCCAAAGTGACAACCAGAACTTAAAGAGACTGATCGAGGGGCAAACCCCGTGGTCGTCCGGTTTCGGTGACATCGTTATTGTTGGCAAAATACGCAACGTAGGCTCGATGACTTCAGTGGGTGGACGAACTGCCGTAATAGAAAGCGTCGGGGATGCGCAATCCGGAAACGCTCCCCTAGGCCCTCCCGTTACCATCGGTCCGCTAGCGCCTAACGATTGGGTCCTCGTCAAAGTTCCAATGCCCGGCGGGCTCTCCTGGAAGGGCAGCGCCTGTCTCAAGCTTAGCCACGGTGATGGGAACCAAGCCAATGACACCCTCTGCCCAGAGCCTTACAAA includes these proteins:
- a CDS encoding DUF1552 domain-containing protein — protein: MKRFTSRREFLVNTGVSAAAANFLFSLPSLGWAASSGTPTKKRMVFIFSPNGVIPDHFWPTQLGADFDLKRILQPLADFKNRMLTLHGVCNRIKGDGDGHMRGIGCLLTGIELFPGDVQGGSDTPAGWSKGISIDQHIKNHLQSNPETQTRFGSLEFGVMVPERADTWTRMSYAGPNQPVAPIDNPYLMFDKLYGQTKNRELLASVLDELTADFQKVQQLVSSEDRRLLNDHLDMVRELEVELKTELAQATKVDKVGHAVPSLPANVEEVNNNIPQICKMQMDMLVSSFVADFARVATFQITNSVGEPKMRWLDIEEGHHHLSHEPDSNEESYEKLIKINTWYCEQVAYLAKRLSETPEPDGQGSLLDNTTLVWTNELGKGNSHTRNNIPFVLVGEGCGFSMGRAVDYKGGVPHNRLLMSFSESMGIPVKSFGNPDYCGEGPLGDLFA
- a CDS encoding DUF1588 domain-containing protein translates to MCRILRLLARTSALGPSAALFASVAMFASAALFAIVLAQVGVRALAQEVDAVRMEKGRAIYAAQCASCHGERGEGVSGAYPNALTGDFTISEIAKVVDETMPEGEPEKCKGEDAQAVAAYMHAAFYSLEAQAKLNPPRIAFARLTANQLRNSLSDLYGRFSGFSDLKTERGVRAQYFDGDRFKKENEKIARVDPVIDFDFGKESPGEGIAADSFYIYWEGSLLPEKTGRYEIVVNSSCSFKMNFGKLDRIFIDNHVQSGDKTEFRQSIYLTAGRLYPFKIDFIQRKRKTELPPARIRLSWVPPGGVEQTIPDHHLVPSAAPATFSLQASLPADDRSYGFERGLAVNKQWDESTTASAVEFAQIAASELFPRYVRSQKDKPNDQRQVLKGFLEQVLAVAFRGALEPDLAKLYVSDQVDQTADDAEAIRRVLLLGLKSPRFLYPLADVDKSVSRRTANRLALTLFDSLPADDWLLRKIDKNELETEAQVREAAKRMLNDYRARAKLLDGFHEWLNLSQQNEITKNQELYPGFDAELAMELRQSLRAAIEEIVWSDTSDYRQLFRSKSAYTTAKIASFYGEEWAPFDSNKKGLQKTARDSERRLGVLTHPLLMSQLAYHDTTSPIHRGVFLIRFMLGRTLRPPNEAFSPLSPDLHPNLTTRERVALQTSPQNCQACHEKINALGFALENYDAVGRFRATEGEKPIDATGSYRSRDDLPITFQGASELAQYLADSPDAHRAFVNKLFQHLVKQPPDAYGLDTLKKLTDQFRQNGYNIRDLVVEIAVVASRIHATPLPANPTSVALKGQP
- a CDS encoding sigma-70 family RNA polymerase sigma factor, whose protein sequence is MNSDYRIAQLRELRDQQIKFAPRGKRIEQADRAEQLLTELDPQREYPFDFLFYRVTEVRPDSTGYRLIKGNDALHDLRLFVEDITDSMNLRVEEASEPVHTVEDLSKMFNVSTKTISRWRDQGLVSRRFLADGRKRVGFLHSSVERFVSQNKTRVKRGERFSQLTDAERDDIIDRARRIAATGANLSEVARTVGREVNRSTETIRYTIKKFDQQFPTMAVFPEQREVLSEEDKRAIYQQHHRGVSTVILAKRYRRTRGSIVRILNEQRAAKIMELPLDYIANPVFEEASMVDEMVADLPAALETPRKVKAPSGLPAYLASLYEVPLLTREQEYHLFRKMNYLKHAASKLRESLDVKSPAVAVMEQIEALYEKSVDVKNKIVQSNLRLVVSIAKRHLAPHDDFFGLISDGNMSLIRAAEKFDYSRGNKFSTYASWAIMKNFARTIPDEFKHQDRFRTSSEEVFDFQQDQRADNFALEIDQAVRTDQIQKILHTLDQREQQIIVRRFGLDHRFEPLTLKEVGEAMGVTKERVRQLEARALTKLRQAASQAKIDAPE